From the genome of Anaerolineales bacterium:
CGAAGGACTTGTGCCGCTGGGATTGATGCTGGGCGCCAACATTCAACTCGGCGAAGAGCCAACTTCTCCCCTGGTAACTTTTACTGCGCTTAGCTGCTTGTTCATTGCCTACATGGTGTATTACCGTGCCCACGCCGACTGGCGCCAACGCAAGGTCGATTATCCCGATCTGGGCTACGATTGGAGCGCGATCGCCGCGTTGCTCACCGCTTCGATCACGGTATTCGTGTTCATCTTCCCCATATTTACGACGGTCGAAGGCTGGCGGAAAATCGCCGACTTCCTGGAACGCCTGCAGATCGAACCGATAAGCGACAACGCCCCGCTGCCCGAGGGGCCTTTCCCCAGTCTTGGACGAGAGGCGGTGAGTGCATATACACCCGACATGAGCACGATCGGCATTCCCCTGGAAAAAGGGACCGATACGATCATGCGGGTCCGCCTCAGCGATCCTGTGCCGCCGCCTCCCGAGTTGAACATTCAAATGACCGCTATCCCGAGGCATTATTGGCGGAACGAAGTGTTTGGAGAATACACAGGCACCGGTTGGAATCCCGTCGAAACCTTATCTACAATCGAGGACATTCCCGACGTGGTGCCGGAGGCTCCGCCGGGGCGGTACTTCCTGCGCCAGTCGTTCTGGATCATCGCCGACCACGGCCAGAAGCTCTTTGCGGTCAACGATCCTGTCTGGGGCGATCGCAACATTCAGCTTCTCTCGATCGGACCGGAAGACTCGCTGATCTCCGGGAGAACGGATCGCTACGGCATCGCTTCCTTCGCCGTAGACGTTTCCGCCCACGACCTCGCCTCCGCGCCTGTAACCTACCCCGATGAAATCACCGATACGTATTTGCAATTGCCGAATACCATCTCGCAGCGTACACGAAACCTCGCCGCAAATATTGCCTTCGGCTCCGAGTCGAGTTACGAAGTCGTGAAGCGGGTGGAAGACTATCTGCGCAACAATTACACCTACAACCAGGATGTCCCGCAGGTTCCCGAAGGACGGGATGCCGTCGACTATTTTCTTTTCGACGCGCCGGGAGGCTTCTGCAGCTATTACGCCTCCGCGATGGCCGTCATCCTGCGCGTGCAGGGCATCCCTGCACGCGTCGTTACGGGATATTCAATGGGCGAGTTCGACTATCGGGTGAGTGAGTATCGCGTCCGGGTCGATAACGCACATGCCTGGGTGGAGGTGTACTTCAGCGGATACGGCTGGATCGAATTCGAGCCAACCTCGACGCTGGCTACCTTCGACCGCGGCCTCCCCGAGAATGAAAACGAAGAGGAACTCGCCGGCGAGGAAGATGAGACTTCTATTCTCTTGCCCAGGGAGCTGGTCTTCACCAGCCTGCGGCTGATCCTCACCATACTCGGCATCGGTGGCGGTTTGCTGCTTTACAGAAGATCCGATTTTTCGCGTAGATCTCCGCGCGAGAAGATCGAAGCTCTATATAAAAACGTTCGCCGCTCGTTGAAATCCCTGGGCTATTCGGCTTCGAAGAGTACCACGCCCAACGAATTTCTGGATCGTTTCAAATCCGCTTTTTCGGATCACGAAAACGTAGAGTCAGCGCTTACAGAAAGTACCGCAATGTATTTGATAGCCAGATTCAGCGAAATGGAGATTACAGAAG
Proteins encoded in this window:
- a CDS encoding transglutaminaseTgpA domain-containing protein → MIAAALVRRTKHLFVPAALVLAIAVTFSDSVQDTGWTRHEISYLLVVLTAILFGAATAVSRFRSRTVLAYHLLLSLIVAAESVGRFFPLRMLTQLEPQISIIQSMHTQIINLLDRLQFWGLAIINRQQIFDNGWLLFCIVLLIWNGFAWFMWSLIRRKRALEGLVPLGLMLGANIQLGEEPTSPLVTFTALSCLFIAYMVYYRAHADWRQRKVDYPDLGYDWSAIAALLTASITVFVFIFPIFTTVEGWRKIADFLERLQIEPISDNAPLPEGPFPSLGREAVSAYTPDMSTIGIPLEKGTDTIMRVRLSDPVPPPPELNIQMTAIPRHYWRNEVFGEYTGTGWNPVETLSTIEDIPDVVPEAPPGRYFLRQSFWIIADHGQKLFAVNDPVWGDRNIQLLSIGPEDSLISGRTDRYGIASFAVDVSAHDLASAPVTYPDEITDTYLQLPNTISQRTRNLAANIAFGSESSYEVVKRVEDYLRNNYTYNQDVPQVPEGRDAVDYFLFDAPGGFCSYYASAMAVILRVQGIPARVVTGYSMGEFDYRVSEYRVRVDNAHAWVEVYFSGYGWIEFEPTSTLATFDRGLPENENEEELAGEEDETSILLPRELVFTSLRLILTILGIGGGLLLYRRSDFSRRSPREKIEALYKNVRRSLKSLGYSASKSTTPNEFLDRFKSAFSDHENVESALTESTAMYLIARFSEMEITEESASRIRASWRQARRQRWGLWLNHLYHQRIPGFFRRIFREKTPST